A region from the Aegilops tauschii subsp. strangulata cultivar AL8/78 chromosome 5, Aet v6.0, whole genome shotgun sequence genome encodes:
- the LOC109752568 gene encoding protein PEROXIN-4 — protein sequence MQASRARLFKEYKEVQREKSADPDIQLICDDSNIFKWTAVIKGPSETPFEGGVFQLAFSIPEQYPLLPPQVRFITKIFHPNVHFKTGEICLDILKNAWSPAWTLQSVCRAIIALMAHPEADSPLNCDSGNLLRSGDIRGYQSMARMYTRLAAMPKKE from the exons ATGCAG GCATCTAGAGCTAGGCTCTTCAAGGAGTACAAGGAGGTGCAGCGAGAAAAGTCAGCCGACCCAGATATCCAATTAATCTGTGATGATTCAAATATATTCAAATGGACTGCTGTAATCAAG GGCCCATCGGAGACACCTTTTGAAGGTGGCGTATTTCAACTTGCATTCTCAATTCCCGAGCAGTATCCTCTACTGCCTCCGCAAGTCCGCTTCATCACCAAAATTTTCCACCCAAATGTTCACTTCAAG ACTGGTGAAATATGCCTGGATATATTGAAGAATGCATGGAGCCCTGCGTGGACCCTACAATCTGTTTGCAGAGCCATTATTGCGTTGATGGCCCATCCGGAAGCAGACAGCCCACTTAACTGCGACTCAG GCAATCTTCTCCGCTCGGGCGACATCAGAGGCTACCAGTCCATGGCGCGGATGTACACCAGGCTAGCTgccatgccaaagaaagagtgA